The stretch of DNA CGCCAACACCGAGTAAGCGTCCAGCTGGAACGCGCCAAGAATGCGCTCAATCTCCACGTCACATGAgtgctccttgtcctcTTGTTGCAGGATACTGTCAATGTTTTCCGACATGTTGTTGTCaagtgtacaagtacaagtacagtacgtactgtaGAGACATGTTGGAGCAAGATCAAAGTTTGGAGGCTAAGAAAATGGGAGGTTTGGACTGAACAACTTTTCAAGTGTAAATTGGGAGTTTGTTAAGACAAAATGAGGTTTTATATATTGCGCAATTGGCTAATTGAGATGCTATAATTGGTATCATACAGGTTACATAGACAGTCACAGCGTTCGTATCTCCCTCGTAAAGCTATAAATAGCCTGGGTCTGTCTTTTTCTGAGCCCTTAATCTTGCCCTATTACTTAGAATAAGCATAGTAAATAACTTCCAACTTTGTTAAACATGTCAAGTAAATGACACATATTTTGGGTGGCGTTAAGTTAGCCAATAATGGGTCTGGAAGCTTCAAATTTGATATGGATCTATCTGCCATACTTCGCCTCAGGCTTGCCAACCCTCGTCTCCCTTGGACCTCTCTAGCGGCCTTTTCAGCCGAAGTCGATTTGCTCCATGGCCAAACTCTATTTTTCAACCCACTCCACTGTgcatcaacatcaccacctttttcttccatccacacaacacacacaaaatggCATCCATAGCTCCTTGCGAGACGTGAGTACTTTTGATTTGAAGCGAAATGCTGGATTCTGATACACAGCTAAGATCCGCGCCTCTACGACCAACTACTAACCCAGAATATACATTCGCAACATCaacgagaagatcaagatCCCAACCCTCAAAACGACACTGAAGGAGATATGCAAGGAGTACGGCGACGTGCTGGATGTGGTGGCCCATGGGAATCTGCGACTGAGAGGGCAGGCATTTGTGGTGTTTGATAGCATTGACTCGGCAGAGTCTGCCATCTCAGCGTTGAACAGCACCAAGGTGGACGGTCTGAAGGGATCCGTAGTGGAGGTGACATACGCCAAATCTCCCAGTGATGCCACGATGGCCAAAAAGggagacaaggagctggacgcCCATGTGAGAGCAAGAGTGGCtcagaaggagctcaaacagctgtcCGATTCCAACAAACGACGTGCGGAACCTGTCAGAACAGCCGAAACGCCGGcaaagaaggccaagacaAGCACAGAAACCACCTACAACCCCGTGCacaagattctgctgctccagaacctTCCCAAGTCGGCCTCCCAAGATACTGTGGCTGCTCTGTTTTCAGATCTGCCCGGCTACGTGGAAGTGCGTCTTGTGCCTGCTCGTCAGGTTGGTTTTGCCGAGTTTGAGACCGAGGCTCAGGCCGTGGTGGCCAAGGAAAAGAGCCAGGGAGCTGACATTGACGGCGAGAAGCTCATTGTCAGCTACGCCAAGAAGTGAAGGGCATGTCAATATTGTCACACACAAGCTACAGcattgtatatatttataaCGTGTATTATACCGGAGGAAAAAGACGGCAGTGTTGTCAATCCTGTAATCCTGTAGTAATATTAAGAAGCCTTTTTGGAGCTATAAAATCCATGTCACTCCTGAAAATGTAACAAAATCCAAGTATTACACTTGGACAATACTTTACAAATCCGAATTTTGGAAAttttggaaaaaaattagaaaaaaaaaaaattgggaaaaattgaaaattgaaaaaattgaaaaaattgaaaaaaaaattgggaaaattgaaaaaattgaaaattgaaaaaattgaaaattgaaaaaaattgaaaaaaattgaaaaaaatagggaaaaaaaaaaacagaaaaaataggaaacaaaaaaaacagaaataaaaaagaaataaaaaacattCCTCTCTTGTTCGTCCTTGATATCGCCATCGATCACCGATATCAACGCTGCGTGAAAACACCTCCTTCATCGGAACCGCTAGCTACTCAGCTCCATTTTCGTACCAGCAAGACCGTTATCCGACAACTTGGCAAAACCGTTATCCCACATCTCGGGGTTTAGTGCATGCTCAGACGATGCGAGAAACCCAGCAATTGCGGGCAACATAAGCAACCCAGTCCCAAAACCCGTTGGAGGCCTTTGTGGCACATACATACGTTGTGCAACCGTTCCAGAGCACAGTGTCGATCTCTTAGCACGTGATGGGAGACAGAGCGTATTGTGAACTTTGTCCCACGTGCCGACATGAGTGGATGGGAAGTTGCAGGGCATTTTTCTTGGGCTGTCGGCTTCCAATCTGGCTGGTTGTTGTTTCGATCGAATCTGTGTGTGATTCTACATATTTACCAATTTCCAAATTCGAAATACGTCCCCCCACGGCTTCACAGTTGCTGTCCCAAATTTGAGACTTCAAACTGAATCGGTAACATTGGAGACTCAAGATCGAGAGAGTCAGTAGGGGTGCTGGTGGGTGACCCCGTGGGGCAAATCGAGTGGTGAAAATCGAAAACTGGGGCCGACATGACGCCGTTGAAACGCCGCTCGCCAACTTATGCACATCTCCTACCTATCTGCCCAACAACCATTGCCCACTCCTCCTATCatacatgtacaagttctgtatgtacatacgatGGGATGCAGGAGGTTTCGGAGAAGACGTAGAACGACACTGAAGGGACCGATTTCGACGGCGATTTCGACGGATATCAATCAtattgtcacgtgagctgAGTCTGGAGGTGCTGGGGGCCGTTTTCGGTCGCCTTGATGCCCCTCCAGACCGCCCC from Yarrowia lipolytica chromosome 1D, complete sequence encodes:
- a CDS encoding uncharacterized protein (Compare to YALI0D21450g, similar to Saccharomyces cerevisiae MUD1 (YBR119W); ancestral locus Anc_3.379, similar to uniprot|O74968 Schizosaccharomyces pombe Small nuclear ribonucleoprotein); the encoded protein is MASIAPCETIYIRNINEKIKIPTLKTTLKEICKEYGDVLDVVAHGNLRLRGQAFVVFDSIDSAESAISALNSTKVDGLKGSVVEVTYAKSPSDATMAKKGDKELDAHVRARVAQKELKQLSDSNKRRAEPVRTAETPAKKAKTSTETTYNPVHKILLLQNLPKSASQDTVAALFSDLPGYVEVRLVPARQVGFAEFETEAQAVVAKEKSQGADIDGEKLIVSYAKK